The Bacteroidales bacterium nucleotide sequence AACATCATCGAGCCTATGCTCACCGATGAGTCCAAATGGTTTATCACCGACAAAATCCCATTTCGTGATGAAAAGGGTGAGATAAAAGGAGTCATCGGTTTTTCTATTGATATTACCGAGCGCAAAAATGCCGAAGATGCTTTGGTGCGGAGCGAACAAAAATTTCGCATGTTATTCGATTCTGCGCCGGAGGCTATCGTGATAACTGATTTGAAAGGGCGCTTCATCTCGGTAAATAAAACTTTTACAGAATTGCTGGGTTATTCGTGCGACGAAGCCATGTCGTTAAGCTTTCGCGATATTACGCCCGAATGGCTCGTGGATTCAGAGATGGATTATTATCGCGATAACCATTTTCATTCACAGCCCGTTATCAATATCGAAAAAGCCTACATCTCCAAGTCGGGCGAAATGATACCTGTGTACATTATCTACTGGCTTATTTACGATGAAACCGGCGCCCCATTTCGTTTGGGGGCTTACGTGAAAGATCTTTCTGTGAATAAAAAGGCCGAGGAACTGGAAACATCGCTTTATGAGGCCGAGAACGAGCAGCTTAAAAGCGAACTTGATGCTAAATCTCAAATGATCACCCTGAAGATGACGCAGCTTGTCGAAAAAAATGCGCTCATCGTGAATCTGATGAAACGCCTTGAAGACCTGAAAACGGTTGACCCCGAAAATCTGAAAGATAGAATTGACGAGATTATTAAGGAAATGTCGGAGAGTGGAAAAGAAAAAGAAGAAGTTTGGGGGGAGTTTGAGGCTACTTTTGGCAGTATCAATTCGTCGTTCTATGGCAACGTGAACAAAGCTTTTCCTTCTTTGACCAACAACGAGCGACGTCTGGTAGCTTTTTTCAAAATGAACCTCTCTACCAGAGAAATTTCGGGAATCACGCATCAATCGATCAGAAGCATCGAAATGGCACGCTCACGCCTGAGAAAAAAATTAAATATCGATCGCCAAACTACGCTTTCAAGCTTCTTTAGTCAGTTTTAAGTCAAAATGTGCAAATTTTTGCTGTTGGCGCCCAGCCATTATTTTAGCAGCAATAGTCCCGGAATTCTTTTAATGATCTGGTTTTTGATTGATTGCCACTTCCGGTAAATTAATTTTTTAAAATGTTTTTGTGCAAAAAAATTTTTTTTTCTTGGTCATTTCAAATTATGATATTATGTTTGCAACGACTAAATCATGGTTGTTTTTTAATAATTGGTTTTAAGGGGTAGTTTGGGAGTCAACCTAAAGCAGGGGGATAAATTCACAAAACTTTTTCCAGATTTAGCATATATCCCCCCGCTCCCAAACTTTTTTTTATACTCTTTGTTCCTTTCTTCTCTCTTTCTCCTACGAATTCCTATTTTTGCCGCAGCATTCATGTTTCACAAAATTAATGATTTAGCAGATGATTCCATTAGGGTTGTGGCTTAAAAAGCTGCTTTACGGAAAATATTCTTTGGCGTTTCAGCAACACATCAACAATCTTGATTCGCGCAGGAATTTTAAAAAAAACTACACCACGGCATGTTCCAAAACCGATCCGCTTAATCATTATCACAAAGTTATCGAGTCGGATGCCGGTCTTAAGGTATTTCAGTCCATCCATCCCATTGTTTTTAATGAGGTAGCTTTTGGGTTGCAATTTCGGAAGGTCGCTGCAAAAATCGGCAAATACAATTGCTACGACAGCCAGAACTACAACGGCGTGGTGTGGCGACGCCTGGGCACAAGAGAGCGCATCTATAACCACGGCGTTAAGAGGATTTATCATTTTATCGACAAGAAATACTTCTTTGGAGAATTGTTCTTTTCAGATCTGCGCAAAATCGATCCCGCTGTTATTGCAGGTTCCCTGCTTAAAAAGTACACCGGAACGAAGCAATCCGTCACTTCTGAAAATTTCAGGATAGAGGGGGAAAACGCTTTTATTTTTTTTGAAAATTCCGGTATCAATCTCAGCATCAAATACATTTCGACGGCTGATGTACAGATCAACGAGAAGTTGATTGAAGTTCTCAGGCCCATAACACTTCCCGAATATTCTGCACGCGAACTGACAGATGAATTGTAGCAAATCGGGTTGTCGGGTTGTTGGGTTGGGTTTTAAGATTTTATGGTAAGCTGTTAATTATTTTTGTTTACATTCAGCTACAGAGTAAACTTGCAATATCCCTACAGCGGGCTGCGTTAGCTGCTGACATTTTGGAACAATCTTAAGCCTTCTCACATTTAAGGTACTCACAGGATATGGCCGGATTGAGAGAAAATTGTTTTATTTGCAATGCTTTTACAAATAGGTCACGCAGTAGAAAAAATATGCTCAAACGGTTATTCATAATATTGATGTGTACAATCCTGGTTTTGCCGCTGGTAGCACAGCAGTTGCCACAATACACACAGTACATGTTTAACAAGCTGGTGATCAATCCGGGCTATGCCGGTGCCGGCAACGGAATTTGTGTTTCAGGAACCATCCGGCAGCAGTGGGTCGGGTTTAAAGGAAAAAATGACGACGGCAGCTCATTCAACTTGGGGCCGGAAACCTATCTCATCTCTGTTCATTCGCCCATAAAAGCAATTCACGGCGGCATTGGCGCCACAATTATCCAAGACAAAATCGGGCCTTTCAACGACATTTACTTCAACGTAATGTACGCTTACCAAACTACTCTGGGCGCCGGCGATCTGGGCATTGGTGCGCAGCTTAATATTCTAAACAAAACCATCGATTTTGGTAGTTTCAATGTCTCCGACAGCGACCCTGCGTTGAGTGGAAACGAGGAAACCGATATGTATTTCGATGCCGGTATCGGTGTTTACTACCGCGTGCCCGACAATTATTATGTTGGGTTGTCGGTGTTGCAGTTGTTGCAAAGTAATAAAAGCGAAGGCACACACTTTAAGATGCGTCGTGAGATAGATCTGATGGCTGGCTACGAATTTGAATTTCCCAACCTTCCCGCAATCGACATACTTCCATCGGTATTGGTAAAGATCACCAGTGGCTCCATACAATACGACGTAACGGCATTGCTGCGTTACCAGCGCAAGTTTTGGGGCGGTGTTTCATGGCGTTATCAGGATGCAGTGGCGCTTATTGTGGGCTTTGATTACAAGAATTTTAATATTGGCTATTCTTACGATTTTAACACTTCAGCCATTAGCACCACAGGGTCGCACGAAATAAGAGCAAGTTATTGCTTCAAAATTGAGGTGGACAAGATCAAAAAGATTTACCGAAATACGCGGTTCCTGTAATTTTTTGATAATGTCGGCGTTTAATCAAAACTTTCAACCAAAAACATTTTTACTAAATCATCGGTATCTTCTATTTTGTAAGGCTTTCCGTTGGGTTTTGGTTTTTTTTGATGCGTAATGATTACAACATAATCATGAATTTTTTTGAGTTTTTATTAACTATACTAAAGAATGGGCAAAGTCGTTAAATTGTTTGTAAAATCAGCCGTTCACATGAAAAAATTATTTTTTTTCCTATTAATAATTGCCATCATTTCCAGTTGTAGCAACAAAGGCAATGGTGAGTTAACAGGAGTTCAGAATCGTCCTAAGTTTTACCAACCCGATCCCACCGGCATGGCATTCATTCCATTGGGCACTTACGTGATGGGAGTAGGAGAGGAGGATGTTCCTTACACGCAAATGAACAATCCCAAGCGTGTAACGGTCAGCTCATTTTATATGGACGAAACCGAGATCACAAACAACGAATACCGGCAGTTTGTCTATTGGGTGCGCGATTCTATCGCCCGTGATCTGCTTGGAGAGACCAACCCGGAAGAATTCCTGATAGAAGAAAATGCAAAAACCGGTGAATTGTACGATCCCGCATTTTTGAACTGGAAAACCAAGATAAATTGGACTGAAGAAGAAACCGCACAGACGCTTGAAGATATGTATCTGCCCGAAAATGAGCGCTATTTCCGTAAAAAAGAGATTGATACCCGCAAGCTCCGCTACCGGTACTTCTGGATAGACCTGAATGCTGCTGCCCGAAAGGATTATAGCCAGCCGGCTGATGCCACCGACGCAGCATTTGCGAATCGTCCGCAGGGACGCGAAGACCGCTCTGTGTATGTTCATCAGGAAGAAATTAACATTTATCCCGACACGCTGTGCTGGATTCACGACTTTCCTTACAGCTACAACGAACCCCTTACGCAATCCTACTTCTGGCATCCTACCTATGATCACTATCCTGTTGTTGGCG carries:
- a CDS encoding PAS domain-containing protein yields the protein MSETKQDIVASIQQQILNAVPALIFVKDTENRFISVNKAYEDVTGLKLGEIIGKNVFDIIPNQALAEEYFKDDLEVLETGVPKRNIIEPMLTDESKWFITDKIPFRDEKGEIKGVIGFSIDITERKNAEDALVRSEQKFRMLFDSAPEAIVITDLKGRFISVNKTFTELLGYSCDEAMSLSFRDITPEWLVDSEMDYYRDNHFHSQPVINIEKAYISKSGEMIPVYIIYWLIYDETGAPFRLGAYVKDLSVNKKAEELETSLYEAENEQLKSELDAKSQMITLKMTQLVEKNALIVNLMKRLEDLKTVDPENLKDRIDEIIKEMSESGKEKEEVWGEFEATFGSINSSFYGNVNKAFPSLTNNERRLVAFFKMNLSTREISGITHQSIRSIEMARSRLRKKLNIDRQTTLSSFFSQF
- a CDS encoding type IX secretion system membrane protein PorP/SprF encodes the protein MLKRLFIILMCTILVLPLVAQQLPQYTQYMFNKLVINPGYAGAGNGICVSGTIRQQWVGFKGKNDDGSSFNLGPETYLISVHSPIKAIHGGIGATIIQDKIGPFNDIYFNVMYAYQTTLGAGDLGIGAQLNILNKTIDFGSFNVSDSDPALSGNEETDMYFDAGIGVYYRVPDNYYVGLSVLQLLQSNKSEGTHFKMRREIDLMAGYEFEFPNLPAIDILPSVLVKITSGSIQYDVTALLRYQRKFWGGVSWRYQDAVALIVGFDYKNFNIGYSYDFNTSAISTTGSHEIRASYCFKIEVDKIKKIYRNTRFL
- a CDS encoding SUMF1/EgtB/PvdO family nonheme iron enzyme, which codes for MKKLFFFLLIIAIISSCSNKGNGELTGVQNRPKFYQPDPTGMAFIPLGTYVMGVGEEDVPYTQMNNPKRVTVSSFYMDETEITNNEYRQFVYWVRDSIARDLLGETNPEEFLIEENAKTGELYDPAFLNWKTKINWTEEETAQTLEDMYLPENERYFRKKEIDTRKLRYRYFWIDLNAAARKDYSQPADATDAAFANRPQGREDRSVYVHQEEINIYPDTLCWIHDFPYSYNEPLTQSYFWHPTYDHYPVVGVNWNQARAFCVWRTALFNNYLQAKKQAGLNDFRLPSEAEWEWAARGGYEANPFPWGGPYSKNEKGCLLANFKPNRGNYVDDGGTTPVIVGHYQANSFGLYDMSGNVSEWTRSAFDKAANIITWDLNPDYVYNAKPEDPISMKRKIIKGGSWKDIEYYLLVSTRDYEYQDTAKSYVGFRCVQPYLGRSKGDNPSKASNVY